One genomic window of Cyanobium sp. ATX 6F1 includes the following:
- the trmD gene encoding tRNA (guanosine(37)-N1)-methyltransferase TrmD produces MSGLRLDVVSLAPEAFAPLRGLGVIGRAFAAGIAELHTHNPRDFANDRYRKVDDEPYGGGAGMVLKPEPVFAAVESIPQLARRRILLMSPQGRPLRQADLQRWATGHDQLVLLCGHYEGFDERIRSLADEEVSIGDFVLTGGELPAMVVINGVVRLLPGTVGTAESLESESHSTLLLEHPHYTRPANFRGQEVPEVLRSGDHGAIARWRFEQQQQRTAERRPDLHARWLEQQGLKD; encoded by the coding sequence ATGAGCGGCCTCAGGCTCGATGTGGTCAGCCTGGCCCCCGAGGCCTTCGCCCCCCTGCGGGGCCTCGGTGTGATCGGCCGGGCCTTTGCCGCCGGCATCGCCGAGCTGCACACCCACAACCCCCGTGATTTCGCGAACGACCGCTACCGCAAGGTGGACGATGAACCCTATGGCGGCGGCGCCGGCATGGTGCTCAAGCCCGAACCCGTGTTCGCGGCGGTGGAGTCGATTCCGCAGCTAGCCCGGCGGCGCATCCTGCTGATGAGCCCCCAGGGCCGGCCCCTGCGGCAGGCCGACCTACAACGCTGGGCCACGGGCCACGACCAGCTGGTGCTGCTCTGTGGCCACTACGAGGGCTTCGATGAGCGCATCCGCTCCCTGGCCGATGAGGAGGTCTCGATCGGGGATTTCGTGCTCACCGGCGGCGAGCTGCCGGCGATGGTGGTGATCAACGGGGTGGTGCGGCTGCTGCCGGGCACCGTGGGCACGGCAGAGTCCCTCGAGTCGGAAAGCCACAGCACCCTGCTCCTGGAGCACCCCCACTACACGCGCCCCGCCAACTTCCGGGGCCAGGAGGTGCCCGAAGTGCTGCGCAGCGGCGACCACGGCGCCATCGCCCGCTGGCGCTTCGAGCAGCAACAGCAACGCACCGCCGAGCGGCGGCCCGATCTCCATGCCCGCTGGCTGGAGCAACAGGGGCTGAAAGACTGA
- a CDS encoding phycobiliprotein lyase, which yields MTDSSAPFPPKDLAGFLAFCAGEWMSLRSRFALTSGGDDSWHASERGELRVEWQATGGEGDLGALTFTPKGQPSRHLRFGVDGGFQAGSSADDNAPLRGTWELWPDGSLELVVQQGERERRERIWFTKPNLRLRSTVERFADGRPSDASFSSEIRRVARPPAQEA from the coding sequence TTGACCGACAGCAGCGCTCCGTTTCCGCCCAAGGATCTGGCGGGCTTTCTGGCGTTCTGCGCCGGCGAATGGATGAGCCTGCGCAGCCGCTTCGCCCTGACCAGCGGCGGCGATGACAGCTGGCATGCCAGCGAGCGCGGCGAGCTGCGGGTGGAATGGCAGGCCACTGGCGGCGAAGGCGATCTCGGCGCTCTGACGTTCACCCCCAAGGGCCAGCCGTCGCGCCATCTGCGCTTCGGGGTCGACGGTGGCTTCCAGGCCGGGAGCAGCGCCGACGACAACGCCCCATTGCGCGGCACCTGGGAATTGTGGCCCGACGGCAGCCTTGAGCTGGTGGTGCAGCAGGGCGAACGGGAGCGGCGCGAGCGCATCTGGTTCACCAAGCCCAACCTGCGCCTGCGCAGCACCGTGGAGCGGTTCGCCGATGGCCGCCCGAGCGACGCCAGCTTCAGCTCCGAAATCCGCCGTGTCGCTCGTCCCCCCGCCCAGGAGGCATGA